Genomic window (Arachis hypogaea cultivar Tifrunner chromosome 13, arahy.Tifrunner.gnm2.J5K5, whole genome shotgun sequence):
ATTGCCCTAAGCAAGTGAGTGGCATAATTATTTAGAGATATGATTATATATGTAAAGCATAATTTAATCTCATGAAAGAGTTGTTAATATTGACAAAAGAAGTCAACTACATGTCTACTGCCAAAGTAAGGCATAACTTAAGCTTGCCAGCTATAGATAATCACATTGTTTCCAAAAAGAGTTGCTTAGTAAAATAACAGTGTTTCTCAAAAAGATGTTGATGTCATGACTAAAGTCTAAACATGTGGCATTAACTACTTGGTTTGTTTAGTCCTGGAGTGGGGATGAACTTAAACAGCCGTTGAGTTGCTTTGCCTGCTGCTGCCAAAGTCTGTAGAGATGCTTCTGATGTAGTTGGTTGTTGTGGAGAGGGGAGATGCTGCTCACTCTGGGCAGGTGGAACAGGCTGCGGGGGTTTATTTGTCACAGGCTTCCTCCTAACTGGTTGCTTAGGCCTAAATGTCCCTCGTGCAGGGCGTGATATAGACTGGGCTGGGGGCTTAAATGGTGCTTTTGGAGGCATTGATTGTGTCTCAACCGCTGCTACTGAGGGACCAGATTCTTGCTCATTCATCGGTGCAGCGTTTTCATTGGAATTACCCTGCATGAAGGTCGAAACAAGTGTGAAATGCAATGAAACCaacaagcaacaacaataaaatgTCACCAAAATTGTTACCTCATTAGCAACTGACTGATTAGCAGAATTTTGTTCAACATGAGGAGGGTTCGTAGCAGCAAGGGGACTCTGTTCCACACTCTGATATGAGGCATTATGTAAAATGCATCCAGTTAGTTTAAACAGTCCTAGTGAAGCACATTATATCATAAGACATTTAAAACCATGAAGTATTAAAATATAGACAAATAGCACCCTAACTAAAACTAAAATAGACACTTAAATTCCTGAGTTTATTATCGGGGGGACAATTACATTCCTGGGAGAGTAAGGATTACCTCTTCCTCGGGGCTGACTGTGACAAAGGTAGAACCACAAGTGATTGAGAGTCCTTGgcctttgtttttggttttttcgtCTTTGGCTTCCAATTTGGGTTGGATGGGGCCCCTTTGCACGTTTTGTAGTTGTGTCCCCTCTCATTACACTTGCTACATGTGACATAGAAACTTCTCTTCAATTTGTCACCATCAATAACAGCCTCAGCTGGGTCTTTCTATCTGTTATGCACCTTGGGACGTCCAATTGGCCTTTTTAACACAGGTGGAGCAGGCTTAGTAAACTCAGACCTTGTCCAGTATTCCTCACTCGTTACTGGCTGGATGAAGTGCTCGTATGTCTTTCTAATGGACTCCATACATAGCCATGGATGAACATAATCATCGGGATTATCATGCCGTTTTCTAATTGCTGCTATAGCATGAATGCACGACATCTCTTCACAGCAGGACAACAGTTTCACAACAACAGAATGGCATAAACATGACTAAAAATTGAATGAACTAATATAAATTCACAGCATGGTTAATATCAACAGATTCACAGCATGTTAATTAGATTCACACCAAGCATGTCCAAATTCACAGCATGGTTAACATCATCTATGAGTAAAATTGAAATTCACATCAACTATAAATTCATAGCAAATACACAGCATGATAATATTGAAATTTAGGAACCTGACTGACCAGTGAGTTGCCATTTGTTACACGAGCAGCTGTGTTTGATCAGATCCACATCAACTTTGGATCCTTTATGAGTGACTTCAAACTGTTTGCGCTCGTTATCACCAATCCACTCCGCTGTCCATTTGTTGCTTGGTTTCATAAGCCTTTGTAGCCTTTTCTCTTGCACTGGTGCCAGTTTTTCCTCATGAGTCCCCAGAAGTTTCTTGTGTTGAACCATTCACCGCATCACATAGCACCGTAACTCCTCGCACATTGTAAGTATGGGCTTGCTTTTGTACTTCACCACCTTTGCGTTAAACGACTCGCACATGTTATTTGTTAGGTTGTCGACCTTGGGACCATGGCTAAAGTATGCTCTAACCCAGGTAGCAGGTTCAAATTTCATAAGATAGGCCCAAGCATCCTTGTTCACTACTTTCAGTCTTTCCATAGTTGTCTTGAACTCTGAGATGGTTGTGCATCTAGCACACTCCCACACAATTTCTCTTATATACAGATCCTTGAATCGGTTTATGAAATTCTTCCACATATGCATGACACAATTTCTAACATGTGCACCAGGCATTACCTCTTTCAGTGCAGGTAGCAGTCCCTAACAACAATGAAGGCATGAAGCCATGTTTACAACAATATATAATCCAGTAAATGACTAAGACAACAAACACGAAATGACAAAAAAGGAACTAACCTTCTGTTGATCCGACATAAAATTTCAACCGTGGTTGCCTACATGCATCACCAATATCCTCCTGTAAGCATGTTAGGAACCACTTCCAAGATTCTTTGTTCTCGGATCTTGCAACTGCGTATGCAACCACGTAAAATTGGTTGTTGGCATCCTGTGTAACAGCAGAAAGTAGTTGTCCCCCATGGTATGTTTTAAGAAATGCTCCATCTAGGTGGATCAATGGTCTGTAGCCACTCTTGAATCCCTGCTTGCAGGCCTCAAAACAAACATATAACTTGTCAAACATAGGGGCTGCTTGAGGCTGATGAATCAGGTCTAGCAATGCAGAAGACCTAGGGTTACTTCTATGTATCTCTAATAAGTAATCCCTCAATTTGCCGTACTGTTGCCTTTCGTTACCCATCATCCTCTCCCTTGCCTCCTTCACAGCTCTATACACCATCTTTGGGTGTGCAGTAAGGTCAAAGTCCTCCCTTAAAAAATTAATAGCTTCATGGGTTGTCATATGTGGCTGCGTTGCCATCCTCTTCTCCACCTTTTTACTGATCCAGTGTTGATTAGGGGCGTTGCTTCTAAGGTCCCTTGCACAAGTGTACTCGTTTCTATACGTCTTGACTTGGAAGCATCGTAGTTGCCGATTGTAAGACAAGTGGGCAATCCAACCACACTCTCCATCCTTGCATCCAACCATAACTCTTTCCCTATCATTCTTTATCCACACCAACTCGGCCTTCAGCAATAAAGGTGTCCTTTACCACCTTTTTGAACCTCTCAATTGTTGCAAACCTTGTTCCAAGCTCAAATCTTCCCTCTCCGAAACTATATTGGTCATTGAACTCAGGCCAATGATGTTTGTTTCCCTCATCATCAGAAGAGACAGGTGTATGCAGCTCCTCAGATTCATACTCCCATACAATATCATCACCATCCATGTCTACATCACTCACGTAGTCTACTAGTGCTGGCCTTGCTCCTCTGGCCCTATTGGGCTCCGTTGCAGGCCTAGATATATTGGGCTCCCCTGCAGGCCTACATCCACTGGGTTGTCCATCAAGTCCACTGCCTCGGACTCATGGCCAGGCCCTTTCTTTCTTGCAACAAACCTTGTTCTTTGAGACACATGTCGCGCTTGCTTCCTGGGTTGCTTACTTGGCTGAGAGGTTCTCTTAGAAGAATGAGGCACTTGTTTCCTCTTCCCTCTGCCAGACACAGATCCACTGACAACATCTTCTCCACTACCACTGTTACTTTCATTACCGGGAGGTGGAGGTGCATACGACTCATCCTCTGCACTCTCGTAACTATCGTGCTCTGTCGACGACTCACCCAATTCATCCACCTCGACACCAACATCATCTTCCGCTGCCTCAACGTTTTCCTTACCAGCATAATCTACAGGCTCTGGGTCATCAATAGGATGATCAAAAAATATATAGAACTCATCAGTATCTTTATTTGTCATCTTTGCTTGGCGCATCTGGTTGATGCCTGCATCTCCCCTCAGAACATGCAGCCCTGACTCTATATCCTTGCTCTTTGGGTCATACCAGTATGCCTCCTTGTATGATTGATATCCCAGTCTTTGAACAGTGTTATCAAATCACCGAAATTTACAAAATTCAAGTccatggggggggggggggaacctCTCAACCTTATCATCGAGATAAACTAACTCACCAGTCGGAGCCCGTTGAAAGTAACCCCCGTGATGGAAAACAGGAATCACGAAAATATCTACCATCTGCATCATTGTTTGACTCAACGATTACCACTAAGCATTAGAAAATACACAACTACCTAAGCCATAAACCACACACAACACATCTTCCATGCCCTCCCAATACTACATTACACCTAAACCCCAACCCACGACATGCACAGCAAATAACGTTCGAAAGTAACAGTCACATCCAGTTTCGCATTAAGGGTACTTACCACTACCGATGACACCCGCAACTCCACCAACAAAACTTCACTAGCGCAACGTTACACGAAGACGACGACGAGAAGAAGATCAATCGTTTTTTGTTGGAGGGAAAAGATCATACATATGTGTGCTaggcaaggttgcgagaaccggaccggtcaataaaccgatgaggtcactggttcaatggttcactggttcgaccggggttcaaccggtttaattaaatattaaataaaattattaaaaaatttaaaaataattttaaatatataaattcaataatttttaacttaataaaatttaaaatttcacataataaattatccataacttaatattagaggttcacaaacaacttctaacatcaaagtttataactaaacaacTTCATAGATCATTAAGGAAGAGAAATATAGTGATATTAAGAATTTGAAAAGTGCCATGTTCAACTCTTAAGTAACAAGTTTAAAAACAGAGCAATTTCTAGAAATTTGGGTAGCAAGTAGCAGCAAAATATAAGCACATGAATCCAAAAATTGCAATTAACATGAGAAAAGCATGGATTGCATGTACAGAGGCAGCATCAAACTTAATTTCACAAGTATAGTTCAGCAGGGCAGCAGGTAGAATCAGGTCACATGAAACAGAAACAACACAGTAATGATCACACCAACATCATTCAGCAAACAAGCAGTATTAAGCCATGTTGAATAATCAAGAACGGAGaaattatcaggcctagaatcctctaaccacaacctagctacctaacagcatatatatctatctattctaACAAACAGATGCATCACATAATATAATATACCTTGAATAATCCAAAATTCTCCCATGGCCAGCTTGATAAATGAGCACTACCCATTTCACTGCACTAGGTTCTGCTAGTTTAAGATATTTACAAACCTTGTTAAATGTATGTATGGTATCTTTCTTCTGAGGAAAAACTCTTACTTTTgtagctttcttttctttctgtATTCTCCTAAAGCTGAATAGAGCCCCAAAAAACTATGGCAGCCAACGAGCAGAAACTGGAAAAGATCCCAAAACCAAACAATAATGATAATatcagagaagaaggaaagaaaacaaaaaagaaccaATTTCTTAATTCTATATTATGATTAATCAGCAatctaactaaaattaataacagaattaataaaagaaagtaaaaaaacaGAGCAGGAAGCAGGGATAAGGCAGGGGACCTGAAATGTAGCAGAGACAGACTAGAAAATGGAAAGGGGAAGAAGAGCAGAAGTAGTGCCGCCCAGAGTTGGTGGTGGCCGGCTGAGCTCGCGGCGGCGCAGAGAGCGGCGCGAGCGGCGGAACAATGCAGGGCAGAGAGATTCAGCTTCTCTCTGTGGCAGTGACGAGAGCTGAGTGGGGGCAGAAGCGTTCGAAGGAAAAAGGAGAggcgagaagagaagagagaaggtaAGAATGGTGGTCAGCTTTCCGGACGATGGGTCACCGGAGACTGCTGTTGTTGGCTGAGAGCGAGACGAGGAGGCGGGGGCTGCTGGCGCCtggctgagagagagagagggaagtaGCACCGTAGTGGGTTAGGGATTTGGGTGAGTGAGACTGATGAGAGGGAGGGAGAAGGGATGCCGTGGTGGTTGCTGGGAGCTGATGTTGGCGGCGGTGTTTTCTCTCAAAGGTTAGGCAAATTAGGGATTTGGTTGGAATGTGAGAGTGAGACAGAAGGGACAGGGTCGGGTGTTTTGGGAGTGGCAtttttacgtttttttttttcgagAGAGAACTGGTTTTTGACCTGGCCGGTTCATTCGGTTCACCGGTTAACTATTGATTCGGCCGGATTTTAAACCGGTTTTTTGCAAGACGGTTTTGCATGTCAACCGGACCGGCTATAAGAATCACAAAATAAGTGCTGAcactgtttttaaattttaagtgagaattgtttaaatatttttaaagaatatcTTCATTATGTCCCAATATAACAATGTACTACTTACTacttagttatttaaaaattttctcaAAAAGACGTGCTAATCCAAACAAGGTTATAAATTTATGTAAACCATTTAGTAGTATTCTACTTTTAGTGACTTGATGTTAGATGCATGTTTTATTAACCTAATCTAATACGCAATGTGTTGTATTGTTATAGTCTACAAAACTCAACCATAAAATAATTATCATACAAAATCTCCTAATTAAATCTTGTCAACTTTAGTTTAATCTATTAATTGCGTATGACTTGCAAAAGATTATTGAAATAGAGTGttcaattcaaaattcaaaaccttaATTAATATACAATTGTGTTTGGTAAGGGTTTATGCAAATTGAACATTAATTAATAAATGTCATGAAAAAAGATTTCACCTTACTTGGTGATAGAGGCTTGTTTTTTATTGAAACACAGAAAAGACCCAAAAAAGGGGGTTAAAGTCTTAAATAAAAGCAAAGTAGAGAAAGAGAAAAACTTCAAGTTCAAGGAAGAGAGGGGAGAACTTGCAAAACATTGCAACTAATTATGCTATTATTAGTACTCTATCGTTTTAAAAACCGTGCTTTTctttaaaaaggaaagaaaaatatttaaagaacaatcaatattattaaaatgagaaagtatagggagccaatgatctaagcgtacaatgtgtacaatgaaggtttaaaaagtattagagatatagtTATTAGTGTTACTTTATCCTGTCAGGTTacacttttgggatgagtggtttcaggcATGGTGTTAGAGTTCTAGATCcagaaggtcaagagttcgaatcTTGGTAAACccaaaattaactttttataacatgagatgtttattatccctggtatccggatggttattctggatagtataggtgatgtttattttattcataaaccAAAGATTTAGCCCATTGTATATATTGTACGTTTAGGCCATTCACTTCCTAGCACTACTCTATTAAAATTTGTATTGAGTGTGTCaaatttaactcttaaaattaattcaaaagatAAATGATGTCTCACACTTATAAATTCTCTCTagatatattataattaaaaggtGTGAAATTTACATAATATATTCTCTCTTGGAAAGTGAACAACTGAACATTTATGAATAGGTGCTTTAAtaatattgaatttaattttagatataatatcataaaattacttatttaaaaaatttaaattaataaatagagATAAAtggataatttttttctttaatattgtATGACAACGtaaatttcataataaaattgtgaaagaataggaaaataaaagaattgtgaaagaaaaagatgaagaaattttattgattgttgattgaatgaattgtaaactatgaaagtaaaattaagtatatatatagtattggcctatgaaagataaaagtagataaagataagatatagagataaagataagatatagagataaagataaagataactataagataagataaagactaaattatcatttaatttgtgtattctgttgggctgaatttgtgggccgtgagacatctttattgttgtcatgggctaaggtggaagagtgatttaatacgcccccgcaagctggaggatgaaagatgtcaagaacACTAAGCTTATTTAGATTAAGATGGAAGGGTTGAGGAGACAAAGGCTTGGTGAAGATGTCAGCTAGTTGCCCAGAAGAGGGAATTgggagaagtttcatcactccagcttgagctttttgtcgaaccaagtgacaatcaacctctaaatgtttggtccgttcatgaaaaaccgggttagcagcaatatgaagagcactctgattatcacaatataaaactggtgggcggataggagagatgcgtaaaaattgtaacacatttagtatccattgaagttcacaagttgtgttAGCAAGTGCACGATATTCTGCTTCCGTGGAAGAGCGGGCAACGGTGGTTTGTTTCTTGGTCTTCCAAGAGACTAAAGAACtgcctaagaagaaacaataacaTGTTAAAGATTGCCGAGTGTCAGGACATCCGGCCTAATCAGAGTCACTGAAGCCGAGAAGCTGAATTTCTGATTCCCTTGAAAAGAAAAGTCCTTTACCGGGACTAATTTTCAGATATCGTAACACATGTTTGGCagcttgaagatgagattcagtaggagatgccatgaattgacttaattgttgagtgTCATACATGATGTCCGGTCGAGTAGTGGTGAGATAGATAAGACGGCCAACCAAACGACGATATACAAAAGGGTCGGATAGCAAGGGACTTTTGTCTTGATATAGTCTTGTGGTACTATCCATTGGAACAGAGGCAGGTTTAGCACCTAATAAACCAGAAtcatccaaaagatcaagacaatATTTTCTCTGAGATAAGCAAATTCCCTTCTCCGATTGAGCAACTTCAAtacctaaaaaatattttaatgggccCAAGTCTTTAATTCGAAAGTGTTGATGTAAAATAGACTTAATGGCAGCAAGTTCAGAAATGGAATTACCAGTGAGAACAATGTCGTCAACATAGACTAAAAGGATAGAAATTTGATCACCAATGAATTTGACAAATAAACTATAATCAGACGAGGTCTGCTGATATCCATGAGatagcaaaagatgagaaagtttgTCATACCACATAGACTAGATTGTCGTAAACCATACAGTGACTTTAGTAGCTTACAGCATTGATTCGGTTGAGGAGATATCAATCCGGGTGGCAGAGTCATATAAACATCCTCAGAAAGATCCccatgtaagaaagcattattgacatccaaCTGATGTATAGGCCAATGCTTCATAGAAGCCAATGCCAAAACTAATCTGATAGTGGCAGGCTTGACAACAGGGGAGAAAGTTTCCAAGAAATCAACACCTTCAGTTTGAGTGAACCCTTTAGCCATAAGACGTGCTTTATATCGATCAACTGAACCATCAGGCTTGCGTTTGATGCGATAGACCCATTTACAGCCAACCGGCTTAACCCCTGCAGGGCAATCAACAAGACGCCAAGTTTTGTTCAGCTCAAGAGCATCCAACTCATCTTTCATAGCACTACGCCAATTAGAGTGTTGATTGGCGTCCTTAAAAGACTTTGGCTCAACGTCAGAATGTAGAGATAAAAGAAACTTTTTatgtgaagatgaaagagaagaaaaatacatGACTGAAGATAAAGGATACTTGCACTTTGAGGGAGATTGATTTGTAGAGATGAGAGAGGAATTACACAAGTAATCAGAGAGATATGCTGGAGGTCGGTGAGGCCGGTCAGAATGACGAGGATGGGGTTGCTCAggtggtgaagaaggtgatggGGGATGAGAAGGTGATGGTGGACTGGTGTCTAGTGTTGAAAGTGATTCGGTGGTCATGGGTTCAACTTGGTTAGGAAACGATAGTGAGGAAGAAGGAGAGGTTGTtggagaaaataaagaactaGGTGGAGTTGGGTCAATGGGTATAGGTGAGGGTTCAACTGGAAGACTAACTGAATCTTGTTTTTGAGAAGGTGTGTTTGGCAATGTTGGGCTGAGTGTCTGGAATTGGACATTTTTTGTGACTAAGGGCaagatcttttcaaaaaaatcacgtttctagaaatctcaattcttttatcttctaaaacataaacaatatacCCTTTAAAACCAGATTGAAAGCCAATAAATACAGCCtttttggctcttggatcaaattttgatctatttgccatttgggtagaaacaaaacataagcatccaaaaactttaatgtcatgataatttggtggatgattgaataaaatctcaaatggtgttttaaaattaattgcggaTAATGGAACTCTATTAAGTAAATAAACAGCATGTCTAAcagcataagaccaaaaagatgatggtaaattagattgaaacataagagcacgagctatgttcaaaatatgttgatgcttgcgttctacccttccattttgttgaggagtttcaacacaactacgttgatgaataatgccctttgaatcataaaaatcaggtaaaataaattctggtccattatcggaacgaatagttttgactttggagttgaattgtgtttcaattaaagtaataaaattttttatttgattctgtacttctccttttgattttaataaagtaaCCCATGTAAAGTggctaaaatcatcaacaatagtaaaaaaatatttatgattatgaatagaattttgtcgaaacggaccccaaatatcaaagtgtaataaatcaaaacttgcattggctttgttaaaactttgagaaaatgaaagtttcttttgtttagaaagATGACAAATGTCACAAGCCTCGTCATGATGCATAGAGATAAAAGGAAATTGTTTATGTAAATGATTAAGTCTTTGCCCAGAAAGGTGTCCTAAACGAAAATGCCATATATTGGAAGGTGTAATGGGTGGAGATTGGATGGAATTTATGGAGTGTGTAGTGGATGAATTTTTACCGAAATTGGGTTCAAAGACATATAATCCCTCTCTCATTCTGGCCAAATCAATTGTCCCCAAATTGTTGCTCTGtagagtgcaagaagaagatgaaaaagtgagttcacatatgagtgctgaagtaatttttgaaatagagataatattaaagttaaaatgaggtaaataaagaacatcatgaagaaccaaggatggtgaaaattgaacgatgcctttataagaaacagtagttcgagaaccatttggtaaatgaacaataataggagaaatttgtgtgtaagaaataaaccaagacaaatttgatgCAATGTGATCTGTGGCACCAGAATCAATGATCCAAGTATTCAAGAATGAATCTCGATTTGAAGAATTGTTAACAGTAGAAAAGGTATTGAAGGAACAAAGATAATGAGTAGTTGGACTTGGCAGAAGCTCAAGTTGGTTTGAAGGACGAGCTTCTTCATTGAAAGGAAGTGCCATGAAAGAAAAGTGTTGGGCTGACGAAAGGTCCAAAAGAGACTCCGGATGAAGTTGCTGGTGTGCCCTTTCTCCTTGATCCACGGATGTCAGCAGAGTTCAAgaggagctctgataccataataaaattgtgaaagaataggaaaataaaagaattgtgaaagaaaaagatgaagaaattttattgattgttgattgaatgaattgtaaactatgaaagtaaaattaagtatatatagagtattggcatataaaagataaaagtagACAAAGATAAGAtatagagataaagataaagataactataagataagataaagactaaattatcatttaatttgtgtattctattgggctgaatttgtgggccgtgagACATTTTTATTGTTGTCATAGGCTAAGGTGGAAGAGTGTTTTAATATTTCACATTTCTTAAGAATTAAGCtaaaaaaaagtagtttttaCAGAAGAGGATGCACGCACGCCCTAGTATTCCCTAGTATAAAACTATTAATGTACTTCTACctaatttaagttttaaaataattaatttcatgacaaatatatagatatatattttgattattatttttttagagtttgaaattaaaattttgaattctctAATGCGGGTGGTTCAAATATGAAGAGTTCTATTTGGATGGAACGTCGTCAGAGTTTgctgtgtatatatatatgattgcAATATATACCCATGCTAAAATATTTGAATACGTGCTATTTTGTCACacacatatataattatataaatttcatTGTTTTAGTTTCATTAATGTACTAGTTTCTTCAATGCAGTTGTTAGCTGTGAAATAAGATAGACCACAATACTCGTAAATTAAACGTGCAAGAACAAGcttctttcttttctaatttaTATGTATATGGAAGTAGAATTAGAAGGTCCTCATAAGAATCATATCAGTGATCTGGAAATAAAACAAGTACCAAACAATTCATCATTGGGTCCTAAGCTCCTAATTATTGAAACCTAATTGTGCCATGCATGTACATCGATTTATTTCCAGCCTCAAACTTATTATTACATGTCTTAAACCTAATTTATATTTATGGTTAAtatatctatcaataaattataataataataataggaataattaattagattattaagGAAACAACTAAGGTGGTATATATAAGAAAACGTGGCTCTTCatcttttgcatttttttttctttttcgtcttTAAAAATTAATTGGGACAATACTAATGTTGTATAATAATTCCGCATGGGTAGGACGATGAATTGAAATATTAATTAGTCCATAATGATATTCATGTGTTGATGATGCATGCATGGTAGGTTTCATTGGAGTACCGACACCTACCACACGTGTCAGATGCAAGTGTGTTCTTTGACTTGACCGCTCAAGTATGGCCTCACCTCACAAATCACAAAGTGAGTGAGTGACCAACCATTATTGCCCTACCTTAACTTATTAGGGCTTCAAAAATCTCAATcacttttaattgattttcggATACATATAAATACAGATAAAGATATACTAACTAGCCAGTTAGTTGATGCTAAGGTAGCCAGTTCAtcatatcattaattaattactCAGTTTCTCCAGGAAAATTCACATattaaggattttttttttttttacaaacatTGAATCGCTTTTGGTGAATCTTTCTTTTCAAACCACCAATAATGAAAGACCTAGTTTCTAGCTACTTGACAATTGATGGGAAAATTGTTTCGTTTATTCATGTGCTTTACAAATCTAAATTAAATCTAAGGTATCAAGGTTGTTT
Coding sequences:
- the LOC140177751 gene encoding uncharacterized protein, with product MVGCKDGECGWIAHLSYNRQLRCFQVKTYRNEYTCARDLRSNAPNQHWISKKVEKRMATQPHMTTHEAINFLREDFDLTAHPKMVYRAVKEARERMMGNERQQYGKLRDYLLEIHRSNPRSSALLDLIHQPQAAPMFDKLYVCFEACKQGFKSGYRPLIHLDGAFLKTYHGGQLLSAVTQDANNQFYVVAYAVARSENKESWKWFLTCLQEDIGDACRQPRLKFYGLLPALKEVMPGAHVRNCVMHMWKNFINRFKDLYIREIVWECARCTTISEFKTTMERLKVVNKDAWAYLMKFEPATWVRAYFSHGPKVDNLTNNMCESFNAKVVKYKSKPILTMCEELRCYVMR